The DNA region aaatcaaatccaACAAACAGGCCATTTTAAGTAGAATTAAAAACCTCTCCTTGCGCAAGGACGCTAGGAAATTCATCCGAGGCTAGATTAAAAAACATGGAGATATAAATATGAGATTACCTAAAATCATCAAACAGCATCGTTCCTCTTGGGTTTTTTAACCAAGTTTTGCTTGCTTTGCCAACTCCTCGCTGGGCACAGCTCCCCGACGGCGTGAGCCCGCGCCGGCTCCGCTGCTCCCGAGCACGCGCGTTGGGTTCGTTTCCTATGggttggattttattttttttgttttttgtggttgTTGTGTTTCGCTTCGGTTTCGTCtatttacttttgttttcttctccccCACGCCCGAGGAGAAAGCACCACGAAGCAACGCCGGGCTGCGGCGCTGCCGAGGGTTGAGGTAAGATGGGGCCATGGCGGTCGCCTCGGTCTCAGATCCAGCGGCTGTAGGGGCCCGTCACCTTGGTGTAGGCGTAGGAGGACACAGTGATGGCGGAGTTGGTGGGGATGGCCACCGCCTGCCGCGTGGGCACAGAGTCCCTCCTCTCCTTGCTGGGCGCCTCGGTCGCCAACGCGCCGCCCCACTTGCGCTTCTTGGCAAAGGCTTTGGCGTCCGGCGGCAGCCCCAGACGCGCCGCCTCCTCCTGCCGGGCCCGAGCCCGCTCCGCCAGCTGCTTCACCTTGGCCTCCCACAGCGCCAGGCCGTGGTTGGGCTGGTTCAAGTTCTTGTGTTGGTAGAAGACGAGGGAGATGCGGGTGGGGTGGCAGCGGTTGGGTTTCTTCAGCGGGGTGGTGGCGTGGAGCTCGCGGCGGGCGCACTCGATGAGGATGGAGCCGTGGGCGGGCGCCACGGCAACGCCGCCGATGTTCTCATCCAGGAAGTTGTGCTCACTGTCCGAccactcctcttcctcttcctcctcctcttcctcctcctcttcctcttcctccttcaccGCCTTCTCCGGCAGATCCTCCTCCAGGCCAAAGGGGTCCCACGTCTTCTCCTGGCGGGGCCCTGCCACCCCCTTCTCACCCACCGCTGCCTCCCACGGCTTCTCCGCCAGCCCCGGGCTGGGCGCTGGCGTCCTCCGCTCCTCCACCTTCACGGAGCCCCACGGCTCCTCGGGGAAGTTggggagccctggcagagccgaGCTGAaccccagtgaccccagcaGGCTGGGGGTGCCTGTGCCCGCCAGCGCCGTCTCCCCCAGCTTGCAGGGGCTCCACGGTTTCGGCAGCAAGCCCGAGCCGTGCGGTGCCGCCGCCGGCGGCTCTCCCGCCAGGACGTTGGACCATTGCTTCTCTGGCGGCGGCAAGCGCACGGCAGCGTCGAAGGCGCTCAGCTTCTCCCGCCCGCCCGAGCCCGGCGCCAGCGCGCTCCACGAGCCCTCGGCCGTGCTAGTCCTCTCGGGGGAAGCCGTGCCCTGCGGCGCCTTGAAGgggctccagcgctgctccggcGCCGTGCCGTGCGCAGGGACGGCCGGCAGCGTTAAACCAGCGCCGGGCACGGccgcagggctgggaaggggctcgaTGGCGGGCGGGGGATCCGGAGGCTCCTGCTTGATGGGCCGGCTGCCGAAACAGTTCTGTGCAAACGCCTGTGCCTCCTCCGAGCCTGAACTAGTCCTGTGCGCCCCGGCCGTGGCCACCGCCGCTTTCTGCTGGCTGGCGTAGCGGTTGGCTCGCTCGTAGGTGCGCTGGTGATGGTTTTTGCTCCGCACGCCGTGCGGGATGGGCTCAGGGAAATTGCCGTTCCCGTAGGTGTGGTTGAGGTTCTCCTGCAGAGCCGAGACGTCGGGCTTTTTCTCGTAGCCGTTGCTGACCCAGCTGCTCCCGCTCCTCTCGGGCGCCCCGTAATTGAGAAACTGCGAGGGGAACACGTGGTTGCTGGAAAAGCCATAATACCCGAAGGAGGGAAGCGCGAACTTGGAGTGAAACCCGTTCACGGAAGGCAGATTGGGCTGTGCATAGTAGGAATGGTAAGAGTAAACACTGTTCATGCTGTACGGGTCGGAGGGCCGGCAGCTGCCCAGCACCGAGTAGCTCTCCACCACGGCGTTGCCGTTGTACTTGAAGGCGTTGTAATGGCTCTGGGGTTCCACCTTGATGGAAGGTTTCAGCGGCTGCGGGGGTATCCCGCCTTTCAACGCCATACCTGTGggacagcacacacagcccccgTGACCTGCCGGCCGAGGGAGCCACCAGAAGGGAGCCAGGACCCCAGAACGGTCGGCCAGACTCAGAAATCCCACGGTGATGGGTTTGCCAGCCAACTGCAGAGGTTGGCATCATCTGCCATCACCTGGCACACCGGCATCGATTCGCACCTTTGTGAAAACCCAGGTTGGCACAGAGATGCCATCCAGCACCACAACACAGCAGCCCAAAAAAGGTCCCCAaccacatccccatcccctcgCGCGCTTTCCGGGCAGCTCGGGGTGGCAGGACCTCACCTCTGCCCCCGTTACCTGCATTTGGCTGGAGCGTGGGGAGCTCGAGCGCTTCCTGCTTGATCTTCTCTGGCGTCATCAGCTTCTCtttctgcagcttcttcctctcggcagcagctctcctggcttccagctgCCGCTGCCGGCAGGACTTGGCGGGCTCAGGCAGCTTGCGGACCTCGCGGGGGAAGGACGTGAGCACCTGGATGGCCCCGCTGCCCACCTTGGCGTTTTGGTTCTCCTCGCTGCCGAACTCATCCGTGCTGGACATCTTGTAGAGGGGGAGGACGTGCAGCTGCTCATCTTCGGGAATTTTCCCCACCACACGATTGTCTTCCTTTGTCAGCGTGCAGACCTGGCCGGAGCATGTGCTGTCAGTGGGATGCTGATGGATGTGGCCTGTGCTGGATGAGCCAAACCTCCCACTTCTTCCCCACACTGACAGGAagccacagcagcctggcacccccccagcctgctctggtCCCCAGCTGGTATCTGGAAACCTCCCATGGGGTCTGGGTTGGACAAAAGTAGATGCTGGTGTCTGTTAGACCTGAGCAGCCCATGTGAGGTGTGCCCACCCCAAACACCTGGAGTCACGAGGGTGGAACAACTGGGGATGACACCCCTCAAAATGAGCATCCCCAATTAGAGGGGAGCACCTTGAAAAGCCCTGCCAGGTGCCTGCTTACCACGGTGCAGCCGTTGTAGAGGTTGTGCTGGTCCTTGTGAGCGTGAGCACAGAAGTCCATGCACGCTGTCACCCCCGAGAACGGCCTCCCCTCCTTCAAGCCCAGCCGGCAGTCGATGGCTACATCCTCGTTGGTGACCtgtggaaggaggagctggttACCCAAAATCCCTCAACAGCAGCACCCCACACCCATTCCAGCCGTGTGTGCCAAGGGTGGGATGAGCAGGACCTGGTTTTGGTAGGCTTGCGGCGCCAGCCTCTTGTAAAGCGGAGCAACCTCGGTGGCCAAGTCCTGAAAGCTTCTCCGGAGCAGCTCTTCCTGCGGTAGGGAAAAGAGGAGGATGTCTCCCAGGGGTtttggcagcagggatggaacTGGGGACAGAGTCCACAGACGCCACACAGCAGCCAACCCTTCCCATGACATCCACCACAGCACAAAGCACATGGCTTAAATTCCTTGTGAGGATTTGGCCATCCAAGCTCCAGCCTCATTGTCCTCTGGGATTTCTAGAGGCCCCATTCGTGCCACCTTTCCTTTCCTCATCTCTAGCCCATAAAAACCCTTCATGGAATCCTATTTTCATAGTCCTGACAGGAAAGGAGCTCCAAACCACCACCCCACCAGCGCTGCCCCTGCTCCACCTCCATCACCCACCTCTTTGGGGTTGTCTCCCACCAGCCTGAACTTGCGGGGAGTTTTGCTGCGGGCGTATTTGCAGCCATTGAAGTACATGCTCCAGGAGCAGCCGAAGGAGAAGGAAGCACCGCAGGTGTTGGGGTCCTTGCCTTGGCACGCGCAGGTCCGGCTGGGGGGGGACACGGTGTGGGAGCGTCAGCTGCCGGTGCCGGGCGgtgagggcagctctgggaacGGGAGGGAGCccccatcccattccccatcccattcctgtATCCCATTCCTGtatcccattccccatcccactCCCGCAACCAATTTCTGCATCCTATTCCTGCATCCCATTCCCGCATCCCATTCCTGTATCCCATTCCCACAGCCTGTTCCCATACCCCATATCCCGTACCCCATATCCCATACCCCATTCCTGTACCTTATATCCTGTACCCGATATCCCATACCCCATACCCCATATCCCATACCCCATTTCTGTACCCCATATCCTGTACCTTATATCCCGTGCCCCATTCCCACACCCCATTCCTGTACCCTATTCCTGTACCTTATATCCCGTCCCCCCTATCCCATACCCCATTCCCGTACCCCATATCCCATACCCCATTCCTGTACCCCATACCCCATATCCCacaccccattcccaccccatctCCCCCCAGGCGCGCTGCCGGTGGGACTCACTCGTCGTTGAGGCCGCAGCGGCGGCTGGTGGGGTTGCCGTACTTGGTGAGGGTGTCGGTGAGCTCCTGGTAGAGCGTGTCCCCCAGCGTGCGGGGGATGCCCTCCCAGGCcaggatgaggatgatgatgacgGCGTTCTGGCAGTGGTGGCCGGCGCGGTGCCgcaccaggcacagcagcttctcctcctgGTTGTGTCTGCGGATCACCTGGAACGAGAGGGGCTGGCTCGGACCTCACGGCATGGGGAATCCCACAAGCcctggggtgccctgagctggctgagcccgtgccaggaaggagctgctgcatgggggagaggcaggaggatAAGGGGGGCTACAGGAGAGGGATTTGGGCTACAGGAGAAGGGTTTGGGCTATGGGAGATGGGTTTGGGCTACAGGAGAAGGGTTTGGGATATGGCAGAAGGATTTGGGCTACaggagaaggatttggggtACGGGAGAAAGATCTGGGCTATAGCAGAAGGATCTGGGCTATGCCCTGCATGCCTTCCCCAGTGCCCTGTGGGgtggggagggcagagctgggcatgtTCCCATGGCTGCCTTCACCCCATGGATTTTGGCAgtctgggagagctgctggctctggacaCACCATTCCCCAGTGCCAAGTGTGGGGAGCCCCGAGGGGCACAGAGGGGAAGAGCCTGGGGACGAGAGGCACTCACCCACTTGGcgatggggcagccccgggagctCTTGCCCTCCTTGCCCGTGTAGATGACCTTCTCGATGCGGATGGCCTTGCCCTTCTCACCAtacctgccagggcagggtcacaCCCAGTCCCACCGGCCTTCATGGGCCCCTCAGGAGCCCCCAGGCACCCTCAGGAGCCCCCAGGCACCCTCACAAATCCCCACTTCCCTGACAGGACCCCACTGTCCTTGACTGGACTCCACTCACTCTCACAAGTCCCCAGTCACTCTCTCAAGTCCCCACTCCCCTGACAGGACCCCAGCCCCGCACTGAGGGGCTCTTACCTCTCCTCCATGAGCTCCCTGATGGAGGCCACGGTGGGCCCCGAGCCCAGGTGGGTGTAATAGGGCCCCTCATCCTTCTCCACGATTtgctctgcagagagaggaggggaacagagatttggggtttgCACCCTTTGCTGGCTGCCCTGAAGGATTCCAAacacccaaatcccctcaatCCGAGCTCTTCTGCACCAAAAGTCAAGGTTTTGTTAACAGCAACTCCTTGTTCCCTGCTTTGGAAGGTTCTGCCAGCACTGAAACGCTGCTGGAGAACCCTCACCCATCAACACCCACCCCGTTTTTGGGACCCAAAAACCCTCTGAGGAGCCACAGCCCTTGGAAGCACCCTGGCAGTGACCACAGCTCCATGCAGGGAATCTGCTCTGACcactggggctctgctgggtggGAAATtcagaccccaaaccccctcctcACCCTGCTCCCACCCAGGGCTCCTGTCCAGAACCTCTCACAGGCACTGGCCCAACTGGATGCTGCCATCATGGGATGATTTTGGGGGCAGGAAGCTCTTCCTGCCTGCTTCAGGGGTTTGGGCTatgggagaaggagaaagatcTGGGCTATGGAAGAAGGGTTTGGGCTACAGGAGGATCTTGGGGGCTGCAAGGAGAAGATCCTGGGGATGCAAGGAAAGGATCCTGGAGCTACAGAAGGATCCTGGGGCATCAAGAAGAGGATCCTGGGGCTCCAGAAAGATCCTTGGGCAGCAAGAAGAGGGTCCTGGGGCTTCAGGAGAAGCtacagccctgcacacagcaaACCCCTGGGGGCTTTCAGGGCATGAAGGAGCTGGGGTGGGAAGTGATGGatgccccaggcagccccagcacacagGGATGCTCCAAAACCACCAGCTGGGATGTGCCCTGcaccacagccagggctggtcTGTGTTtgcatccctctgctctcacCAGCCTGATTTTCATTCCCATCATGTCCAGCTGGCCGGGAGCCAGGCTGAGGAGAAAGCCGggctcagctgggctgcagctgtccAGACAGGGATCAATATGGGAGGCTTGGAAAAAGCTCATTTTATTACAGCCTCCAACAGCTCCCGCGCCCAATAAAGCACCGAGCCCTCTCCTGCTGCATTTCTTTCTCCCTGAGAAAACAGAGAAGGGGAAGGGGGGGAATcccccctctcccagcccctaAACAAATCTTTTCCTGGCAAACTCCGAGGCTAGGTTTGAGAGgcttcaggaaagctttccCTCCTCTCCATGGAGTCTGGGCTCGTTCCTGCTGCCATTcacaagcaaataaataaataatcataAGCCCCGCTAAtaaatcacagcctgtgctttATAGCCCAGGGCATCCTCTGGGTGggtgccccccaaaatcctcatccagctgctcccaggggagcaCAAAGGTCCAGTCTAAATATTGGGGAGGGAATATTCAGCTCCTCACGCTCGGATGGAGGTGGACTGGAAGGACTGGGTAGGAATTCTCTAGCACTTGCTGTGAAGTCTAACAAATGCCAATGCGCACCAAAaataaccacaaaaaaacctcacaaatccaagagtttggggatttttcaaTGCATCCCAGTGGGATTGGCCAGTGAACAAGGCAGCATCCCAGCAGTAAGCGATAAGCACAAGCATCAAACCAAAGTTTGGGTTACTCAAAGCAACCTGAACCAGCTAATTTGGCTGAAAACACCAGGGATAACCAGGTGAGAGGGAGTTTAGGTGGGTTTTGGCACTGGGACCACCATGGATTCAGCTGGTTAAGGTTAAATAGAAGGAAAACCCAACAGCCCTTTGGTTTTGCTGCTCATCCAACCCCtccaccccagcacagccagtgacaccagtgccacccccaTGGTGACACAGCCATTTCCATCTAACTGTAAAAAcaagagaggaggagagaaacCAAACGGGAGCTCCACAGCACTGGGGTTTCACCACGTGAGGGCCTTACCTCCCCAGAAATCAGGGCTTTGCTGATGCCATGGGTTCTGTTACCTTCCCACCCTGCAAAGCCACCTCTGCCACCCTCCCCACGCCCCCCCAGCCCGGCTGCTGGCTCACCAACACAGTCACAGGTGGGGAATTCAGCCTGGGCCCTCTTGGCAGGGGTGTCCAGGAGGCTTTTGGTCGGCGTGTCCAGGTATTTCAGCGGAGACTCCAAGAAGCCGCTCAGGGTGGGCGTCAGCGGCACCTCGTCCTTGGTGGGTGTTCTGTCGACGTCGTCCACGTCCGGGTTTTGGCTTTCCTCAGAGTAAAAACACGTGGTAGACACCACGGTGATAGCACCAGAAGACTCGATTTTGATCTGTTTGGGGGAGCGGGCAGTGAAGGGTGGCTCTGACAGCGGCCCCTTCCCTGGAGAGACGCTTTTGGGTCCGGCTTGGGGAGCGCTGCTGGGAGCCGGGGCGGTGGCCGCGGTGGTGGCCACGGTGGGGGACCCTTGTGGAGCTGGTGCTGTCCCCCCCGGCAGCTCGGCAGCCCCGGGGGCAAGCGGGGCAGGCGTCTCGGGGGGCGGCAGGTTGAAATTCTCCCCAAATTCGGCTTCAAATTGTCGGATGAGCTCTTCCAACTTGTCATCCACCATGATGGGAGCTGAGCCGGCCGGCGGGGGGGCGGCCGGCGCTTCCTCCGAGCCAGTCGAGCCCGCCGGCGCTGAGTGAATTTGGGGGCCCCCCCCGGGGGCACCCCTTTCCTGAGAGTCGGGAGCCGGGGGGACGCCGTCCAGGGGGTTTGGTGGCGGGGGGCATGCAGCGGGCAGGGGTAGTGCAAGAGGCTGGTGCGGGaaggccggcggcggcggcggctccgttTGCATCTCTTCGGCGGGGGGTTCGGCGGGGGGTTCGGCGGGCGCCCGAAACCCCTCCAGGCTGATCTGccagaggggagggaagagCGGCTGCGAGTCCTTCTGCTTCGCCTTCTTGATCTGCACTTGCTTGCGGAGAGGTTTGGCCGGCGGGGGCTTTTCGGGCGgcgttttcttcttcttctctttggGCTGCTTCTCGAAGGGCTTggggggcgcggcgggggcgcCGGGAGCCCACCAGCCGCTCGGCCGGTCCGGGggtgccgctgctgctgctgccaggctttgCTCGAGGAAGAGGCTGCGCTTGTGgtggagatgctgctgcaggACCAGCTGCGTCTTCTTGTGCAGGTCGGGCTCCGGCGGCACCGGCGGCAAGCGGGGGCCGCCCGGTGCCTCTTTGCTGGGTGCTCGCTCGGGGGGTTCCGTTTTGGGGGCTGTCACTTTGCCGGCCGTCGCTTCGGGTCTCTTGAAAGCCGCCTTGATGTAGTCGTCAGCGttgcccagcagctgctccagctctgccatggggtCTCCAGCCCCCGCTGCCCCCTCGGCCTCCAACCCCCAGGTGGCCGCGAAGTTCCCCCGCGGAGGCGCCGCACCGAAAAATGGCTCAGGTGCCGCTCCGGGCTCCGGCGGGTAACGGGGCTCGTCCCCTCGCTGCCACGCGGCCCCCGGCGGGCcgagggggccggggccgaaGGGGACGGcagggggcggcggcggcgggggctgcCCATCGCCcgcgggctggggcagggcggCCGAGAGCTGCGTGAGGGCTTCGATGGCTATGGCGGTCTGCAGGCTGATGTTCTTCTCCTTGGCGATGGTCAGCGCGCTCTGGGAAAAGGGGAGGCTGTCGGGCGGGCACGGCTCCGCAGCCTCAGGCACCGGCTGGGGGTCGATAGCACCTTCTGGGGGAGGAGGCGGGGGGATGGCGGTGGCGTGGGGCCGCGGTGACGCCAGCTCTTCTCCGAGAGCCGTCTTGATCTTCTGCTCCAGCCATTCCAGGTAGTCGGGGCACTCGGGGCCGTCGCAGTTGCAGTTGGGGGGCTTCACACCGTGCTTGGCCAAAGCCAGGGCGGCCTTGAGGGCGTGCAGGTCCTCTCCTCGTGGCACCCCGTCCGCCGTGCCCAGCCCGCCCCGGCTCATCTCCGAGTCGAACTTCTCGTAGAGCAGCGACGGCGATGCCGGCGGTGGGAGCCGGTAGGAGGAAACGGCCTCGGCCACCGCTGAGAAGGCCACCAGGTTCCGGACGTCTTCCAGGTGGGCTTTGGCAGTGGCGGGCGGCTGGCTCGGCGACCACCCGCTGGGCTCCATCAGCACGGGACCCCCCGCCTCCGGCCGGCCCCCATTCACCAGGCTGAGCCCGCTGCCCTCCTTCAGCCGCCTTTCTTCCACATAATTAATTGGCCCTTCTTCCATTTGGCTTCTGCTGGGTCCATCAACCGCGTCGCCCGCCGAACCTGTCTGTGAGGGGGGACAGAGAAGAGACGTGAGCATCCCTATGTGCTCCAACCCTATTCTTCCCCTCTGTTTCCTTCAGTTCCCCTTTCCCCATCTCATTTTCTGACTGGGGGGATGAAGATGCAGATGAGCCATGTGGGTTCTGCCCGGCTGGCTGAGTGAGGAGCAGCTCGGCTGGGCTCAGAGGGCGGCCACTTTCCACCCTGCCACCCACGTCCCCACCCCGCCACTTGCTTTCGAAATCACTCAGAGACCGTTCGGGATTTCCACCACCCGccgagggcagggcaggcagggtgtCCCTGGCTGCGGTGGCACCGTTTGCCCGCGCTGAAGGCAGCAGCACGAGGAGGAGAGGGGGGTTTTGGAGCCGTGCCAGGAGCGAACATCGCGGCCGGGAGCAGCCGTCCTTCGCCGCGGGCCGCGGCACGGCAGGAAGCCGCCGAGTTGGCTACGCCGGTGCCAGGGGCTGCTTCACCTCAAATAACCCCGTGTCTGCATCAACACGGCCGGCCAGGGCTCCCGGGGCCgtgccagggacacaccaaacCCACCTGGTGGCACCCAGGAGCCCAACACCCTGGTCAGGACCCCCCCAAGGGTTCTGCCAGGGATGGAAGGGGTCGCTCTGTTCTCCGTGCTGCTGCCCCACCTCGGCACTGGGGATTTCGGCGCCGTTTGCTGATAAGCAAGGGCAGCTTCCGGCAAGCTAAAAATACAGCAGAGTTCACTGGAAAAACCATGCCAAAGCAAGCAgaggctgtgggcagagcttcctgcctctggatggggccgCCAGCGGCCCGTGGGAAGGATCCGCAGCTCAGATTGGCGGGGAGAGCCGAAATACAAAGTTAAATACAAAGTTAAACACCAAGTTAAATACAAAGTTAAATACAAAGTTACGGCTCCGAGTGTTGAAAGTGTCCGTGTGTGGCTGCCTCAACCCTTCAGGCACCACGGCCTCGGCACAGAGTCCTTCACCCTTGGCTGTGAGAGCGTGAGCAGAGCCACGCTGCAGAGATAAGAACGCTACGCTGGAGAGATAAGAACGCTGCTGACTCCGGCGAAACCTCGGAGGAACCACTCCCAGCACGACTCTGTCCAAAAACCCCTTTTCCCCAGCGGAGAAATCCCCCAGGGCGGCGCGGCGCTGGTACAGCATCACCCCGTGGTGTTTTTAGAGGGTTTTTAGGGGGGCTCCGCTGCCTTCGGGGCCATGGGACCGGTCCGGCAGGTCCGGGGAGAAAGCGCAGCCcgggcagggtggggacagcacagcacgCACGCCTCCGCTCTCCTTCGCACACCCAGCAGGGAACGGCCTCGCCCCTGCTTCCTCCgccctcatcttcctcctcctgcccagccgaAGGGGATTTTCCCAAGCGCCGGGGAGATAAACGCCCTGAACCCCCCCTCTTCTCAAGGGCTCCGGTGCCCCAAGGGTCGCCAGCCCAGGGAAATGACGGCAAACCTGCTCTGCTCCGGGTGGGGAGCGGCCCCAAGAGCTTGGCCAGGGGAGAAGCCgcggggaaagggcaggggaagCCCCAGAAATCAGCCGCAGGGCCAGGGAGGCACCtcgggctgctcctgcccataAACTGGGTTATGGAACCGGGCTGGGAATGTAGGAGAATAGTTCATGGTGTGAACCGAAGGGAGGAGCAAACATCGCCCTGCTGCTCCTAAAGGGTTAACCCGAAAGCCACAACCCTCCTAAATCAGTGGAGGAATAAAACTTCActcacatacacacatatatacatatatatatatatatatataacgaTTTTTTTCCTGGCCGTCCCATCCAGCTCCTTTcgttccagccctgctggctgggagATGTAAAGACCCAAAAATCGAtgccccctccccatcccgACGCACTCCGGCTGCACCGCAGCAACCCCCCCTCAATGCCCTGGGCACCAATTCCTCTGCCCTCAGCTTATTTTCCTCGGAAAAGTTTTCCCAGAGCTCCCGAACCTCCTTCCATTCACCCCgagaaaggagaaaagctggggaggggaggagataaattaaaataaagagaaaaccAAGCGATACGGCTGGGGTTAAGCACATCCCCTTCTGCATCCTCCGGGCGCtacaaaaggggaaaaaatccccgTGAGGacaacaacttttttttttttttaaaatccgtttttcctccctttttaaATGCCCCCCAGTTAAAATGCCGTAAACagagagaaggaagggaaaaaaaaaaacccaaaaaacaacaaaaatcagcCACACAGAGGCTGAGGCCGGCTTGGAGCGGTTCCAGCCTGGGCTGCGCTCCCTGGGAACAGCCCGGAGTGCTCGGATCGCGGCGCGGGCTCGGGGCCGCCTCCGGCCGGGCGGCACTTACGGCTGCGGGGGCGGGAGGCGAAgccgcgggcggcggcggcggcggcaccggcaccgTCCGGGGCGGGAAAGAGCGAGCGGGGCCCCCGGGAGCACCGGGAGCCCCGGCCCTCCCCgccccctgccagagcagctgcaggagccattGGCGCCCGCGCCGCGCGCACGTACGGACCGGCCGGCGGCGGACAGACGGACGGACCGACGGACGGAGGGacggagggatggagggatggagggatggacgGAGGGATGGACGGAGGGAGGGGGGGATAGAGGGACAGGCGGACGGAGGGATGGACAgacggatggatggacggacggagGGAGGGATGGACGGACGGAAgcatggatggacggatggatggagggatagatggacagacagagagatggatggacagacagatggaggaatggatggatggatggatggatggatggatggatggatggatggatggatggatggatggatggatggatggaccgGGGTCGGGAGCTGCACAGAAcggagcacacacagagcttggTGTCATCCCATGCAAAAACCACACAATTTGAATAAAAGTGGAGAATCTGGGGGCCAGAGGAAGCTTGGTGGCAACGCTGAGCCCttcctgggggctctggggacagcggggtggCTCCGGGGGCAGCgtgtgccggggctgcagcgaGGGCACGGCCGGGAGCTCTGCAGGTCAGCAGCAGCCGCTGCCAGCCGGCAGCACGGGCCGGCCAAGAGGGAGCTTTGGCTGCCGGCCCCGCTGCGGTGGAGCCCGGCCAGCCCCGGCTCTCGGGCTGTGGTTTCCTCTTCTGGCACCCACCCCGGGGATCCTCCTCCCTTGGGATGGTGGCTTTGGGGCACCGCCGGGGGAAGCCCTGAGCGCTGCAGACCCTGCAATAGCAGCccaagggcagtgccaggcacgGGAATGCTGCCGGGATCACACCACGCTCTGGGAGCACCATCGGAGCCCAGAGATGGGGGAACcccttcccatcccaatccctccACAGCCTCCAGCTGTGGGGAAgaggggagaggcagaggaagggaaagaggaaggagaagagagaaggggaaggggaagatgGGG from Agelaius phoeniceus isolate bAgePho1 chromosome 30, bAgePho1.hap1, whole genome shotgun sequence includes:
- the TET3 gene encoding methylcytosine dioxygenase TET3 isoform X2, whose amino-acid sequence is MEEGPINYVEERRLKEGSGLSLVNGGRPEAGGPVLMEPSGWSPSQPPATAKAHLEDVRNLVAFSAVAEAVSSYRLPPPASPSLLYEKFDSEMSRGGLGTADGVPRGEDLHALKAALALAKHGVKPPNCNCDGPECPDYLEWLEQKIKTALGEELASPRPHATAIPPPPPPEGAIDPQPVPEAAEPCPPDSLPFSQSALTIAKEKNISLQTAIAIEALTQLSAALPQPAGDGQPPPPPPPAVPFGPGPLGPPGAAWQRGDEPRYPPEPGAAPEPFFGAAPPRGNFAATWGLEAEGAAGAGDPMAELEQLLGNADDYIKAAFKRPEATAGKVTAPKTEPPERAPSKEAPGGPRLPPVPPEPDLHKKTQLVLQQHLHHKRSLFLEQSLAAAAAAPPDRPSGWWAPGAPAAPPKPFEKQPKEKKKKTPPEKPPPAKPLRKQVQIKKAKQKDSQPLFPPLWQISLEGFRAPAEPPAEPPAEEMQTEPPPPPAFPHQPLALPLPAACPPPPNPLDGVPPAPDSQERGAPGGGPQIHSAPAGSTGSEEAPAAPPPAGSAPIMVDDKLEELIRQFEAEFGENFNLPPPETPAPLAPGAAELPGGTAPAPQGSPTVATTAATAPAPSSAPQAGPKSVSPGKGPLSEPPFTARSPKQIKIESSGAITVVSTTCFYSEESQNPDVDDVDRTPTKDEVPLTPTLSGFLESPLKYLDTPTKSLLDTPAKRAQAEFPTCDCVEQIVEKDEGPYYTHLGSGPTVASIRELMEERYGEKGKAIRIEKVIYTGKEGKSSRGCPIAKWVIRRHNQEEKLLCLVRHRAGHHCQNAVIIILILAWEGIPRTLGDTLYQELTDTLTKYGNPTSRRCGLNDDRTCACQGKDPNTCGASFSFGCSWSMYFNGCKYARSKTPRKFRLVGDNPKEEELLRRSFQDLATEVAPLYKRLAPQAYQNQVTNEDVAIDCRLGLKEGRPFSGVTACMDFCAHAHKDQHNLYNGCTVVCTLTKEDNRVVGKIPEDEQLHVLPLYKMSSTDEFGSEENQNAKVGSGAIQVLTSFPREVRKLPEPAKSCRQRQLEARRAAAERKKLQKEKLMTPEKIKQEALELPTLQPNAGMALKGGIPPQPLKPSIKVEPQSHYNAFKYNGNAVVESYSVLGSCRPSDPYSMNSVYSYHSYYAQPNLPSVNGFHSKFALPSFGYYGFSSNHVFPSQFLNYGAPERSGSSWVSNGYEKKPDVSALQENLNHTYGNGNFPEPIPHGVRSKNHHQRTYERANRYASQQKAAVATAGAHRTSSGSEEAQAFAQNCFGSRPIKQEPPDPPPAIEPLPSPAAVPGAGLTLPAVPAHGTAPEQRWSPFKAPQGTASPERTSTAEGSWSALAPGSGGREKLSAFDAAVRLPPPEKQWSNVLAGEPPAAAPHGSGLLPKPWSPCKLGETALAGTGTPSLLGSLGFSSALPGLPNFPEEPWGSVKVEERRTPAPSPGLAEKPWEAAVGEKGVAGPRQEKTWDPFGLEEDLPEKAVKEEEEEEEEEEEEEEEEWSDSEHNFLDENIGGVAVAPAHGSILIECARRELHATTPLKKPNRCHPTRISLVFYQHKNLNQPNHGLALWEAKVKQLAERARARQEEAARLGLPPDAKAFAKKRKWGGALATEAPSKERRDSVPTRQAVAIPTNSAITVSSYAYTKVTGPYSRWI